From a region of the Gossypium raimondii isolate GPD5lz chromosome 10, ASM2569854v1, whole genome shotgun sequence genome:
- the LOC105777120 gene encoding uncharacterized protein LOC105777120, whose amino-acid sequence MGTEVLRPQDCLIERIRLPPTACPRRRYGNGSFNPSYYHNYNNNNGNGRSNRKPVQRKRIGSEQGMSKKYSSADDLKTVRNNVMVEKVTIMRRGESLDSKIKIDNGGGGREGGLVVMGTDRLGPDPEMVPKQIKIVDAKSSVTVTSDVYAGSAFSVSPAPSSLPLPTFSKKKQVPVDDSATRDLRRLLRLDL is encoded by the coding sequence ATGGGGACTGAAGTTTTACGACCTCAGGATTGTTTGATCGAACGGATTCGGTTACCTCCGACGGCGTGTCCTCGCCGGAGATACGGAAACGGTAGCTTTAATCCTAGTTATTATCATAACTACAACAATAACAATGGAAATGGTAGATCTAACAGGAAACCCGTTCAGAGGAAGCGGATCGGATCGGAGCAGGGGATGTCGAAGAAATACAGCTCCGCCGATGACTTGAAGACGGTGAGGAACAATGTTATGGTGGAGAAGGTTACGATTATGAGACGAGGGGAGTCGTTGGATTCGAAGATCAAGATCGACAACGGCGGTGGTGGAAGGGAAGGGGGTTTGGTTGTTATGGGTACGGATCGTTTGGGTCCGGATCCGGAAATGGTTCCTAAACAGATCAAAATCGTGGATGCTAAGTCTTCGGTGACCGTAACATCCGACGTGTATGCCGGATCGGCTTTCTCCGTTTCTCCGGCACCGAGCTCACTTCCTTTACCTACTTTCTCGAAGAAGAAACAGGTTCCGGTCGATGATTCAGCTACAAGGGATCTCAGGCGTTTGCTCCGGCTTGATCTCTGA